The window GAACGGGAACTGCACCCCCATCCAGGGGGCCCAGCTCCAGGGCAGGACCGCCACCTTCCAGGTGCGGGACGGAGGGCCTCTGGATGCGGACGGGCAGGCTAACGGACGCATTCAGGACCCGGTGGCCCTTGGGGTACCCAACCCGGACTTCACCCTCTCCCTGAACCCCACCAGCCTCACGGTGCAGCAGGGGGGTAGTGGGACCACCACCCTGACCCTGACGCCCCAGAACGGGTTCACGGGGCAGGTGAGCCTCACCCTGGAACGGCAGGATGGCTCTCCCGCACCCCAGGGCATAAGCCTGAGCCCCACCTCCGTGAGCGTGACCGGGCCGAACCCCGTGACCCAGGCCCTGACCCTCAGCGTGGCCCAGGGCGTCCAGCCGGGCACCTATCCCCTGCGGGTGAAGGCCACCTCGGGGAACCTGAGCAGGACGGCGAACCTTAGCCTCACGGTCCAGGCCCCACCCCCGGCCCCCGACTTCACCCTCTCCCTGAACCCCACGAGCCTCACGGTGCAGCAGGGGGGTAGCGGGACCACCACCCTGACCCTGACGCCCCAGAACGGGTTCACGGGGCAGGTGAGCCTGAGCGTGAACGGGGCTCTCCCGGGAATGGGGGTGAGCTGGCAAGAGAATCCCTGGAGCATAACCGGCCCCAATCCCCAAAGCCAGGTGGTGACGGTGAGCGCGGATGCTACCGTGTCCCCAGGGGACTACACCCTCACCGTGACGGCCACGGGGGGTAGCGTGACCCGGACGGCTACCCTTCAGGTCACGGTGCAAGGCGGAGGAAGCGCAGGGCAGAGCTGGCGGGTGGTGCAGAC is drawn from Thermus caldifontis and contains these coding sequences:
- a CDS encoding COG1470 family protein; amino-acid sequence: MQTSQTGFWYRLVALLLSLLLAACGGNTGGGNAPTTGTVNTPGGPVQVALQGGSFTQGPTSAQVNAQGFQTPYGGIRFTAQVPQTGGTLTVTLTFPQDLPQGAVLLKCLNGNCTPIQGAQLQGRTATFQVRDGGPLDADGQANGRIQDPVALGVPNPDFTLSLNPTSLTVQQGGSGTTTLTLTPQNGFTGQVSLTLERQDGSPAPQGISLSPTSVSVTGPNPVTQALTLSVAQGVQPGTYPLRVKATSGNLSRTANLSLTVQAPPPAPDFTLSLNPTSLTVQQGGSGTTTLTLTPQNGFTGQVSLSVNGALPGMGVSWQENPWSITGPNPQSQVVTVSADATVSPGDYTLTVTATGGSVTRTATLQVTVQGGGSAGQSWRVVQTYPPLNEVTYGNGLFVAVGDGGAILTSPDGVSWTAQ